A single genomic interval of Arthrobacter sp. NicSoilB8 harbors:
- a CDS encoding pyruvate carboxylase: MFSKILVANRGEIAIRAFRAGYELGAKTVAVFPHEDRNSIHRQKADEAYLIGEEGHPVRAYLDVDEVVRVAKEAGADAIYPGYGFLSENPRLARAAKEAGITFVGPPAEVLELAGNKVAALEAARKAGVPVLKSSQPSKDLDELIAAADEIGFPIFAKAVAGGGGRGMRRVDTREALPEALQAAMREADAAFGDPTMFLEQAVLRPRHIEVQILADAEGNIMHLFERDCSIQRRHQKVVEIAPAPNLDEGIRQALYRDAVKFAKALNYVNAGTVEFLVDTVGERAGQHVFIEMNPRIQVEHTVTEEVTDVDLVQAQLRIASGETLADLGLSQDSVQLKGAALQCRITTEDPANGFRPDVGKITGYRSAGGAGVRLDGGTVYSGAEISPHFDSMLVKLTCRGRSYPAAVARARRALAEFRIRGVSTNISFLQAVLDDPDFVAGDVATSFIDERPELLKARVSADRGTKLLTWLADVTVNKPNGELKVHTDPADKLPALDNAKAQPGSRQRLLELGPEGFAKALRAQDAVAVTDTTFRDAHQSLLATRVRTRDLVAAGPAVSKLLPELLSVEAWGGATYDVALRFLGEDPWDRLAALRKALPNLCLQMLLRGRNTVGYTPYPEEVTVAFVNEAAATGIDIFRIFDALNDVNQMAPAIRAVRETGTAVAEVALCYTADMLDPEETLYTLDYYLELAQKIVDAGAHILAIKDMAGLLRPAAAARLVTALRERFDLPVHLHTHDTAGGQLATLLAAVDAGVDAVDVASASLAGTTSQPSASALVAALAHTPRDTGLNLANVCALEPYWEAVRRVYAPFESGLPGPTGRVYQHEIPGGQLSNLRQQAMALGLGERFEAIEDMYTAADRILGRLVKVTPSSKVVGDLALHLVGLNADPADFNENPQKYDVPDSVIGFLSGELGDPPGGWPEPFRTKALQGRNVKVRDVELSPEDSAALQGDSKTRQRTLNRLLFAGPTKDYQKSVESYGNLSVLDTRDYLFGLQRGAEHEIELEKGVRLIASLEAVSEPDEKGMRTVMCTLNGQSRPVVVRDRSVVSNVKAAERADTSQPGQVAAPFAGAVTLTVKTGDTVKAGDTVATIEAMKMEASITTPVAGTVARLAVGAIEQVQGGDLLLVVE; this comes from the coding sequence ATGTTTTCTAAGATTCTGGTGGCCAACCGCGGCGAAATCGCGATTCGCGCCTTTCGCGCGGGCTACGAGCTGGGTGCCAAGACTGTCGCTGTGTTTCCCCACGAGGACCGCAACTCCATCCACCGCCAGAAGGCCGACGAGGCATATCTGATCGGCGAAGAGGGGCACCCGGTCCGGGCCTACCTCGACGTCGACGAGGTGGTGCGGGTGGCCAAGGAGGCCGGGGCGGACGCCATCTACCCCGGCTACGGCTTCCTCTCCGAGAACCCGCGCCTGGCGCGGGCCGCTAAGGAGGCCGGCATCACGTTCGTCGGCCCGCCGGCGGAAGTCCTGGAACTTGCGGGCAACAAGGTTGCCGCCCTGGAAGCCGCCCGCAAGGCCGGTGTTCCCGTGCTCAAGTCCAGCCAGCCCTCGAAGGACCTGGATGAACTGATCGCCGCCGCGGACGAGATCGGCTTCCCCATCTTCGCCAAGGCCGTTGCCGGCGGCGGCGGGCGCGGCATGCGCCGCGTGGACACCCGCGAGGCGCTCCCGGAGGCCCTGCAGGCCGCCATGCGCGAAGCGGACGCCGCATTCGGGGACCCCACCATGTTCCTCGAGCAGGCCGTCCTGCGCCCGCGCCACATCGAGGTCCAGATCCTGGCCGACGCCGAGGGCAACATCATGCACCTCTTCGAGCGCGACTGCTCCATCCAGCGCCGCCACCAGAAGGTCGTTGAGATCGCACCGGCCCCGAACCTCGACGAAGGCATCCGGCAGGCGCTGTACCGGGACGCCGTGAAATTTGCGAAGGCGCTGAACTACGTCAACGCCGGCACGGTTGAGTTCCTCGTCGACACGGTCGGAGAGCGCGCCGGCCAGCACGTGTTCATCGAAATGAACCCGCGCATCCAGGTCGAGCACACGGTCACCGAGGAGGTCACCGACGTCGACCTCGTCCAGGCGCAGCTGCGCATCGCCTCCGGCGAGACCCTCGCGGACCTGGGCCTCTCGCAGGACAGCGTCCAGCTCAAGGGTGCGGCCCTGCAGTGCCGCATCACCACGGAGGACCCCGCCAACGGCTTCCGGCCCGACGTCGGCAAGATCACAGGCTACCGCTCCGCCGGCGGCGCCGGCGTGCGGCTCGACGGCGGCACCGTCTACTCGGGCGCGGAGATCAGCCCGCACTTTGACTCCATGCTGGTTAAGCTGACCTGCCGCGGCCGCAGCTACCCTGCCGCCGTCGCCCGGGCCCGCCGCGCCCTCGCCGAATTCCGCATCCGCGGCGTGTCCACCAACATCTCCTTCCTGCAGGCCGTCCTGGACGATCCCGACTTCGTCGCCGGCGATGTGGCCACCTCGTTCATCGATGAACGGCCCGAGCTGCTCAAGGCCAGGGTCTCTGCGGACCGCGGCACCAAGCTCCTGACCTGGCTCGCGGATGTCACGGTCAACAAGCCCAACGGCGAACTGAAGGTCCACACGGACCCGGCGGACAAGCTCCCGGCCCTCGATAACGCCAAGGCCCAGCCGGGGTCCCGCCAGCGGCTCCTGGAGCTCGGCCCGGAAGGCTTCGCCAAGGCCCTGCGCGCGCAGGACGCCGTGGCCGTCACGGACACCACTTTCCGGGACGCGCACCAGTCCCTGCTCGCCACCCGCGTGCGCACCCGAGACCTGGTGGCGGCCGGACCGGCCGTGTCCAAGCTGCTCCCGGAACTGCTCTCGGTCGAGGCCTGGGGCGGGGCGACCTACGACGTCGCGCTGCGCTTCCTCGGCGAGGACCCGTGGGACCGGCTCGCGGCGCTGCGCAAGGCACTGCCGAACCTCTGCCTGCAGATGCTGCTCCGCGGCCGCAACACCGTCGGCTACACGCCCTACCCGGAAGAGGTCACGGTGGCATTCGTCAACGAGGCCGCCGCCACGGGCATCGACATCTTCCGCATCTTCGACGCCCTTAACGATGTCAACCAGATGGCCCCGGCCATCCGGGCCGTCCGCGAGACCGGAACCGCCGTCGCCGAGGTCGCCCTTTGCTACACGGCGGACATGCTGGATCCGGAGGAGACGCTTTACACCCTGGACTACTACCTGGAGCTGGCGCAGAAGATCGTCGACGCCGGGGCGCACATCCTCGCAATCAAGGACATGGCCGGGCTGCTGCGCCCTGCCGCCGCGGCTCGCCTCGTGACGGCACTGCGGGAGCGGTTCGACCTCCCGGTCCACCTGCACACCCACGACACCGCAGGCGGCCAGCTGGCCACTCTCCTCGCGGCCGTGGATGCCGGCGTCGACGCCGTGGACGTGGCTTCGGCCTCCCTGGCCGGGACCACCAGCCAGCCGTCGGCCTCCGCCCTCGTCGCCGCGCTGGCCCACACGCCGCGCGACACCGGACTGAACCTCGCGAACGTCTGTGCCCTTGAGCCGTACTGGGAAGCCGTCCGCCGGGTCTACGCGCCGTTCGAATCAGGCCTGCCGGGCCCCACGGGCCGGGTCTACCAGCACGAGATTCCGGGCGGGCAGCTGTCCAACCTGCGCCAGCAGGCGATGGCCCTGGGTCTTGGCGAGCGTTTCGAGGCAATCGAGGACATGTACACCGCCGCGGACCGCATCCTCGGCCGTCTCGTGAAGGTGACGCCGTCGTCCAAGGTGGTGGGCGACCTCGCCCTGCACCTCGTGGGCCTCAACGCCGACCCCGCGGACTTCAACGAGAACCCGCAGAAGTACGATGTCCCGGACTCCGTCATCGGCTTCCTCTCCGGCGAGCTCGGCGACCCGCCCGGCGGCTGGCCAGAGCCCTTCCGCACCAAGGCGCTCCAGGGCCGTAACGTGAAGGTCCGCGACGTCGAGCTCAGCCCCGAGGACAGCGCCGCGCTGCAGGGCGATTCCAAGACCCGCCAGCGCACTCTCAACCGCCTGCTCTTCGCCGGTCCCACCAAGGATTACCAGAAGAGCGTTGAGTCCTACGGCAACTTGTCGGTGCTGGACACGCGCGACTACCTCTTCGGGCTGCAGCGCGGTGCAGAGCACGAGATCGAGCTGGAGAAGGGCGTCCGCCTGATCGCCTCGCTCGAGGCCGTCTCCGAACCGGACGAGAAGGGCATGCGCACCGTCATGTGCACGCTCAACGGCCAGTCCCGGCCCGTGGTGGTCCGCGACCGTTCCGTGGTGAGCAACGTCAAGGCCGCCGAACGTGCCGACACGTCCCAGCCTGGCCAGGTGGCCGCGCCGTTCGCCGGTGCCGTCACGCTGACCGTCAAGACGGGCGACACGGTCAAGGCCGGCGACACCGTCGCCACGATCGAGGCCATGAAGATGGAAGCCTCGATCACGACGCCGGTGGCAGGCACCGTGGCACGCCTCGCCGTCGGCGCGATCGAACAGGTTCAGGGCGGGGATCTGCTGCTGGTGGTTGAATAG